The DNA region CGCAGCCTCACGAGTTCCACAATTCTCTCAATGCAGGCAGTTAAATGTGTTGGATACACTTAGAAATCCTTTTGAGGCAGTAAAGTCACATTTAGCAAAGACTAAGACTATAAGAAGATTGAACAGTACAGACTTATTCCAAATATCGTgggaatcaaataaaaaaaagctggacAGAGAAATGGATTCTGGCTTCAGTGGTTATAACATGCGCTGTAGAAGGCTTAAAAGTGAAGCAGTGTGAAGTTTTTATCCCTCGTTACTGTCTCTCTGTAAAATGTTACTACTGTGTGTGGGTGCCCGCTGAGCTGGGATCAGTTCTGAAGGTCACGTCTGACTCCACGCTGGCAGAGCGGAGCCTCGGAGCCCTCAGTCGTTCTGGggttggagctgctgctgcaggcgggtCAGCTCCTCGATCAGTTTCTTGAAGGTGATTCTGTCTTCGGGCATCTGCTCCCAGCACTTGCGCATCAGCTCGTAAATCTGTTCAACACAAACGGCGTCAGATCGCAGACGGAGGCATTTTAAttgtatttgcatttaattGAGTGAATTCGGGCGAGCTGATGGTTCTGTAGCTGCGGGAGAAGAGCAAACCTCTTAAGAATTACCCAAAAAGTGTCTTATTACTTCCCAATCTAAAAATGTCCATGTGACTATTGTGTCGCCTTGTGTTCACAATGAGAAGGGCTCTTACGGGATCAGGACAGCCCTCAGGACGCGGCAGCCTCTTCCCCTCTTGTAGCACCCGCACCAATCTGACTATGGTCATCTGACCCTGGGTTTTACCGATCATGTTGAGGAAGATCTGTGTGGGGGAGATCACATGCGAGTTACACAAGAAGCATTCAACACTGAGCCGCTTTCATTTAAACAAGAGAAGCTGCAGGCTGACCGGCATCGGGCTCTTGGCGGAGTCGCAGTAGGTGATGAGTTCGTACATCGTCACCCCGAACGACCACACGTCTGAGGCGAGGTAGAACTTGCAGTGGGTGAGACACTCGGGAGCGTACCTGGAAGGCAGACGAGGGCGGGCGCTTTTAACCAGGTCTTTCCGATATTTTCCACCTACATTTCTCTCTTCACTCACCAGAAAACAGGGCTGTCGTTCTCGTCCTTCACAATGTAGTATCCCTCGTTGTCCTTGATGCTCTTCGTGAGGCCGAAGTCCCCGATCTTCACCGTGCCCTCGTTCTCCACCAGCACATTCCGGGCAGCCAGGTCCCGGTGGATGTAATTCCGAGATCCTAAGTAGTCCATTCCCTTTACAGAGAGAAGTGTGGGATCAGTGCGAGTGAAATGCAGCCTGCGGCAATTTGTGATTGCCCTCAACTCATGCACAGTCAAGTAATTACAATGCAGCAGGAtctgaacagaaaacaggaaacttaAATAGATGAAGCACAAATGAGCCACCAGGTACCAAGAAAACAAGGCTACCTTGCATATCTGGGTGGAGTAGCTGAGCAGGGTGCTCAGGCTGgtcttgcttttgtttctgGGCAGGTACTCCTTCAGACTGCCCATAGGAAGATACTCCATGATTAGCTTAATGGCCTGTCCTCCTGTAAACACATTAGCCTTGTAATGGAATGCTGCTTTTGAGCTGCATGCGGTCATTTTAATGCATTCTGGCCCAGTTTTGAATGCCCTACCTTCTTCCTGACAAATGCCCTTGTATTTGACGATGTTGTCGTGGTACAGCGCCTTCAGGATGTTGATCTCTGTGGAGAGGTTGTtgttctgctcctctttgttcTCGGGCTTCAGCGACTTCACCGCCACCAGCTCGCCTGTCCGGTCTCCTCGAGGGTCGTAGCGGCACAGCTCCACCTTACCAAAGTGGCCCTGCACGAGGGAAGTGACGACCCAGAATGCACTAAAGCAACCTGCTCAACTCTGAACATCTGTCAATGAAGAATGAACGAGGCGAACAAGCTGTTTTGAGTTCACCTCTCCCAGGTCTCTGATCTTCCTCAGGAATCTCTTCTCAAACACCGTTGGATCGACCTCCTGTGATGGTTGGGGTTTGATTAACGGGTCTGTGAAAACTaagaacaaacaaatacatttaagctgctgtggaaaaaaatattCGTCATAGGAAGTCGACTGTGGTTGACAGTGTCAATGTTTTCACCAGAATTTTCAGTGATTATGTAACCGTTGGCTCGGTGTGGTTTTCATGCAAAGGGCTACTGTCGGCAGGACAATTCAAAACATCAAACTTCAACACTAACTTCAAAGTTCACAGAACCCTTCTGGTAAATATGACAAACGAACGTTTAGGTAAGGGTGATTCCTGCAGTGTTATACCCAGCTCtgaccagcaggtggaggaacagcctgtaatggctTCATGGGGCCCAGCTTGAGGGGCAGATCAGTGACACCGAACCCAGTGAACTTCCTGATGAACATTTGAGTTGGGTAAACAAGTCTCTCGGCACGGCCTACCAGGCGGCTGCTAGGTGAGACACTGACATGCAAAACACCCATAAACCATGCTCATTAGCCATTGAGGGCCCTGCGCTCTTTATCCTGTGTGAAAGTCGTGGCTATTGCGTTGTGGGTGATCTGAGGCTGCAGGAACACGATGTTACTGAGGTTTTGCACTATTTGTGTGTTCACTCCCTGAAACATAAATACTGTCCATGCGACAGTACAAAACACACATACCTTTATACACTCGGTCCAAGTCTCGGACAATGGCCCTGAAGAAGGGTCTCTTCTTGACATCGTAGTTCATGCAGGCGGTCATGAGTTGAGCCAGCTCTGTGCAGTCTGGAGTGGCCAGTTGGCACTCGGTTTCATAAAACCTCTCCTTCTGCTCGGAACAAACACGCAAATCCATAAGGTGCACACAAACGGGTAATGTAGCTGCTGATATGTGATACTGGACAGGTGGGTAAGCGGACGTGGCGGCCTGTGGCCGATACCTCTGTGAGCTTCTTGTCCTTGAGCGGGACCTCTCCATCGTAGCAGATCTCCCACAGGGTGGTACCAAAGCCCCACTTGTCAGCTGCGATGCTCAGGGCGGACACGCTCTTCACACACTCTGGAGCGATCCAGGGGACGCGGTGCACGCACTCTGCAGAGGCAACCAGCAAGTTCAGCACCCGCACCACCATGAGGAATGTGAAGCACGCCTCCTGGAGCAGTAAGCCAGGCCTCGCTGGCTTTCTCCTCAGTTATTAATATCATGTCATCTGGAAGGAGGCCGAACTAACCGTAAAAGCCTTTgattgtgtggtttgtgtgtggccTGACTGCAACCAAGAGGTCAAGTCTATCTGCTACAGTGGCTTCTTCAAGTTCAAAGTCAACAAGAACAGATACAATCGCTACATCAATCTTCCTTTAAAATGCCCCGTGCAAATATGTTTTTGAAGCACTGGTTAGGGTGTGACTGTGGACTTCAGCCAAGCACCAGCAACTATTTGCGTACGGGGTTGTTCCGACAGGCTGCCTCTACAGTAGCAGTGGAATGCAGGCTAACCTACTGGCGGAGCCCCTAAAATAGGTGTTTGGCTTCATCTATCGATAACATCAGGTGAGGGATGCGAGTCAGAACGCGTACGCAGGTTGAACGGGAACACAGAGTAAACAGACaatggagcagaggagcagcaggagacagaaaTCGAAGTGGGAGGGGAGATCCAGTAATTGAATGTGGGGAAGAAAGGATGAGTGCTCGCAGTGCGGTTCCGAGCACTTTATCCACTGTGTGTTCAATCAAATCTATGTAGAGGCACATTGATGTGTAACTGGAAGATGGGCTGATCAGCAGAGTGgtggagacagaaaaaaaatgttaaggGTTCTGGGAACAGCcagagaaaaggggggggggtcggagAATTCCCACGAGCAGGCACTGATGAACACTTGCACTGAAACATTTCCAGTTCGTCCTGTAATTTGCTTACATCAGCCTTTTTCACTCTAACAGACGAACAGAAATACGAGGCGGACGTCTGAGGGGACCTGAGAATTGTCCTTGTGCCATTTTCACAGGCCAAGCATGCGCGTTCCTTCTGCTGATTCCTAATTTACTTTCAGAAATGTTCTTTGTTTGAagaactgaggacacagagtCACAAGTTCATTTTAACTGCtttgaattcattttaatttggatCATAATTGAAGCAGTGGAATTTGAGTTAATCTCACTAACCAATCTATGATCCAGATTATATTAGAATTGCATGTGATCAATACTTTGTGAAGTGACAGTAactggttttattatttaagtTGGAACTATTGAAGCCGAACCGGAGGGGGAACCGACGTTCCGGGATTTGAAGCAGTCAGGGTCATTAGTATGAACGCATTCAAAAAAAGGGGGGTTTGAGTTCACCTATAGAGTAATAGTAAAGTAATAGTCAAGTGTTTTAAGTTTCTCCCACAAGTTAATGAGGCCAACAGGGTATGTTGTTATTCATTTGTATGTATCCTGTATATTTTCACTATTTTGCATTAAGCTGCTAATTACTTAGGTAAGTGAAGACAGCTAATTTGTAGCTTTTCCTTTATGTTgtgctgtcatttatttaaCGCTTTTGTATGTGTTTCTTTGTTGTGTGCTAAATAAATGCCCGTAAAAGAAAACCTCTTGTGTAAAATAACTTGAAGGGAGTTCCAGCTTTGATTTTTTTGGCAGCTGACTTGGAAGGAAAGCACCAGTTATTGTGAAATTTTCCATGGCAGCTATTTTGTAACATGTAGGTTTCACTTTGACTAACGCTGAGAACATAGAGCGCTCACCCTCCCTGCTCAGCACGGTGATCGGCAGCCCCGGGTCACTGAGCTTGATGAATGGCCCTCCTTCGTTGGGGTCCAGTCCGTCTCTGGCCAGCAGGATGTTCTTCGCACACACAAAGCCGTGGACCAGCTTCTGGTCCTCCTATGAACACAATATAAGACACACACATTAGTCCACCGTCAAATGTCCCAACTTCCGACAACGTTTCTGAGGTAGACTTTGTTCAGCTTATTCAATGGTACATTAGCATGATTTGTGAGTATTTTCCCGCTTTACCAGGTAGCTGAGGGCTGACGCCAGCTGCATGGCCACCTGGAACTTCCACGGTGTGCTGAGCGGACTCTGCTGTCTCCTCATGAACACGTCCAGAGGACCGTACTGGACGAACTCCTCCACAATGATATCTGGTGACACAGAGGGTGACAACGTTGAGGCGCAGCACCACATCACCGCTCCCCCGTGTCCCCACATAGTTTTTTATAGTCACTTACTCTCCAGATAGTGGACACACACGCCAAACAGGAGCacgatgtgtttgtgtgacacaaGCCGCATCTTACTGGCTATTTCAATGAAGTCCTGTTAACAGGAAAGACAGGAGTAAGTCGCGTACAAGTCTTTTCcaccacacacatttacatcttATTACTGGGAGTGTTTGAAAGTTGAGATGTAAATAGAAATGAGCTATAAAGTCACACTGTAAGCACATCTCACCAAGAAGTTGTCCCTGTGTCCAGAACCCAGCACCTTCATGATCACCTTGACCTCCTGGAAGGACGTGTAGCCAGCATCTTCGTTCTCCTCATTCTTCACCCTCAGCGTGCCTGAATAAATGTTTGTCCTTGTGCCTGGGCCAAGGTGCTCCTCCTAATTATAGGGCAGCAGGgaaagcagaaagcagaggagtGAAAGTCTCGAGAACCCAAACTGGACTGGGGTTATTTTTCCTTTGTGCCACAGGATAATAAACCCATATGAAAAGACAGGTGACTATTAATAGAGATGAGCTCAGCTCTGTGAGGCAGATATGCAAACAAGTAACTAGACATAACAtcatatacacatacagtaaatctaaTAAAGTTATACTGCTTTTTAATGAGGCATTCCCTTTGTTTGTCAGCAGCAGATTCGTTGTAACTGGACAGTTTCCAGCTGGCAGGGACAAACGGGCAAACAAAGCCCTGCCGCCATTGGACTTTCCAGTCTGCACCGGTCCAAGCTGAGTGCAACAACCTGTATAAACCTACtcgtgcctgtttttttttataagggCCTGTTCCTTCAGTGCTTCACATATTTCTGAACTTTATTGCTGTCATAATGTGTGGGACATGGGAGACAAATAAACGACCATAACAACTTTTGATGTACCTGCTCAATATCCTCTTTGTGAATGTAATCGAAGACCCTGAGATTCTGTGTGGCTGGTGCTCGATCTTTAGTGACCACAAGCAGATTAGAGatctctgaaacacaaacacaaacactttttaaaatgtgtccaCCACAGATTATTATGATAATGTGCATACTACATAGTATTTTTTCTCTGAATTActgcaacaaaaagaaaaatccaCTCGCAGAAACCTGTTTGAAAGACTTTGTGTTAGGTGTTCATCGAATGTTACGTGCTCATGTTGTGTCAAGTTTATGTTTAACACTGTCACAAGTCACAGTTGAACGGCCTGAGCTGCATTCAAGTATGAACTATGCaagcaacaaaacaagaacCGAGTACGTGCTGGTACTCAGTCTGAAAGTAaaactgtgtttacatgtggtGAAACGTGCTCTCAGCAGTTACATCAATGTGGCGACGATGTGAAAAGCTATTCAGGTTAGCATTGTGATTCAGGCTATTTGTTGTATATACACTGAGCAACGTGTGGGAGGATGAAGTGTCTCGGTGCCTGTGTTGTACTATACGTGCATATGGGTCTGTGAGCGTCTGTGGGTGTCTAATGTTGTGACAAACCAGCACACTGTGGTCTAAGGGCAGGAAAAGTATCTGCACTGCATCAGCTTTATGCCAAACAGTTTTAAGAGCAAGTTCCATGACATGAAATCCATGTTTTTGTGCAAAAACCAAACAACGCATGCACCGACCGTTAAATACGACACTGCGGAAGCCACTGCACTAATGTAAAGCCATGCTGCTGCACGAGGCTCTAGAACCTGATACAACCTTCAGCACTGATGGTAAATATCCAAAAGTTCAAACTGCCCATTTCCATCGACACTGGTGCAAGGAGAATGTTAACTAATGCCAGTTGTATTAATgatgatacagtatattcagtTATGTTGAGGAACATTATTCAGTATTTGTTTGACAGCTTGTTAAACAAGGTGCAGCTTTTCACTGACTTTGTTTCTGAGAGACAtccattttttttacatgaatgttacctttattttttatttaaataaagggtttattttattttatttttgtcattgttgttgcaAAAATGTCCAATATTAGGTCATATATACTTTGGCAGTGAAAACAACGTAATTTTATCATTACTCCAAGGCAGGTCTAGTCCTACATCTAAGACAACACAGTCTTATAATGATAACAATCAGCACCACGTGCCCTCAAACTAACATAGAAAGCTTAATACTTCCATGCACACATGACTCCACCTTTCCCTGTGTGAAGTAAACACTAGATGTAAAAGATTGGCACCGGAAACCCACATTTACAACTCTCTTCCTCCCTGACACCATTTCTGAAACATAGATGTTGTTTCTGGCAGCAGCGCTTCACTTGGCCTCTCTTAGTGAGAGACATAACCACATATAGACTTACTTAAAGAGCAGCGCTATGTTAAATGGCGTATGAAGGATGAGCTTTATATTGCTGAGCTACATAGGTTTAAATGTTCAATATCACAGTGAGCCATTATTCTATAACATTAAGCAAGGTTTTGACCCTTGCAGAATAGCTACACTGCAAACTTGGACCCAAACATGGAACCCTGACCAACACAAAGCAAAAGACCAGACCAAGACCACCACTTGTCTCCCACCCATCAATCTCAAGATCCATTTGCACTAGTAATGCAAGTAGTAGCTGGGTTTATTAATCATCACTATACTTAAGCTCGTAGGAACCCTGGCTATAAAGACCACACAATAAAACTGTGTCATAAGTTCTCATTTTTGCTGTTGCTAGGCGCCACAGGGCTCAATTAGCCTCAGCCATCTCTGGCACACATCTATGGCATGACTACGTCACAAACTCAGCAGGTTTTGTGACTGGAAAGGTTTGTTGCAAAGTCCATTTTAGACGTTGATTTCACTTGTTACCACCAAGGCGCGTGATCGAGCACAGAGACGTGCGTGGTGAAATGAAGCACTGGGTGGAGGTGCAAACAAGCAGAATTTAAATGGAAGTACATTTCTGTGAAGCTGCTAAATTACTTCATCTACAGCAAGGACATCATTATCGAGTTCCAGTGGGACACGGAGTGTAAATAGTTGGGTCTGATCACCGACTGTAGGTTTACCTCTCGGCTGTGGGGGACAGCAGCGAAGCAGTTGGAACTGGAGGTTGTCTGTGCGAAGACTTTGACCCTCcaggtgctccagcagctccctcagAGTGGGCCTCAATGTATCAGTGCCATACAGGCTGTATCCCTCAGAGGACACCTCAATCTGGAAGTTTTTATACTGACGCACTGGACGAGACTCTCTCAGGTCCACCTGGATTAGAATAAAAAGGCGGGAATTTAAAATGAGTACAGCGCAATGTATGGTATACAATAGGAGAGGTTTAAGGTGAAACTAAAATGAAAAGGAATATTTAATTTTGCAGAGAAATGGCATAAAGCGCTGATGATGCTACTCTGAACTGATTTGACAGTGAAGTGGTCTGTAAAACGATCTTTCCTTGGGATTAATACaactaaaatgtttgtttagtttAGAAAAAATGTTCAGTGAGGTGCTTTACTTTAATAACAGTTATGCTCGAGTAAAGTGGAGTGGACTGGGTTATTAAAATGCAGCTCCCTAACACTTAATAAATGTGTCTACCTCCTTGCAGAccacagtgatgatgatgtgcTGGTACTCAGTGCAGCTCCAGCGCAGGATGTAGGTTCCCTCCTCGTTGCCCTCCTGACGCAGCTTTTGGCTGGCATACTCCGTACTGGAAACAGGAGAAATACAGTAAGAGGGAGCACAGGTGGAGATGAAGCAAAATGAATACCAAGCTTATAAATACAGAATATAGCTTTGATACGCGTTCTcatttactactactacttttatCTACTTTTTTCATATTACTAAAACAAGAACCATAGAtctaaaacacacatgcacagctcaaTTAAAAGTGCCAGTACAAACCAGATGGGTCCGTGGCAGCCGTTGTTAATGTTGTGCACAACTGATGCGGGGGCCACATCCTTGCAAAGGTAGTGGTGGGCATCTACAGTCAGCCTGAAGTACCCGTCCACCAGGGCCACAAAGGACAGAGCCTCAGCATGAGAGCTCATCTGCAAATCCTGCAGGGACGGAACAGAAATGTAGAGGTTGAGAAAGTGGGAGGTAAGAGATGTTCAGCGCAGCTGACAATAAAAGCCACAGTCCTCCAGAGGCCAAACTGAGAAGGCAACAAACTGGAACAACAGATTCTAGTGATATTTGTGAAGAAGCGTATTAAGCGTAAGCGAAGAGTATTAGTATTTAGCATTTGTAGCACTTGTGCATCTCACCATCCTCTTGTTGTCCTGTCTATAGATGGTGACCACTGCCTCTTCGATGACGGCGTGCGTGATCTCGTGGAAGTCGCTGAACACCACCCAGTTATCAGccgcctctttttttttgtcgtCCTTCTGTTTTCCATCAAGCTTATTTTTCTTTGATTTTGTCTTATCTTTGGCATTCGCGGATGTCTAttttacagacaaacaaacagatacTGTAAACACCCATACAGGCATTTTATACTACTTTAGCATCGGTTGACTGCCCTTCAGCTACTCCTTTCTATCCTGTACAATAGTCCTATAAGGATCCAGTTTACCATCGGTCCCTTGGGCCTGAGTATTATTAACACGCAGTGTCACTTACCAAAACATTCTTCTTCCTCCAGGAAATGCCAGTGATACCAGTAACCAAGACCTGCATGTCTTTGCTCGTCTCCCCGTTCTGATTTTGGGGCTGGCGTTGGCTCTGGTTGTAGTAGCCTGCAAAACAGACAGCTATAATAATATCACCGGGAAAAGGTCCAGTCAAACATCGTACCTGGCATTGCTGCTAAGCGTCACTAGCACGTTGCTGAGCTCTTACTGTTGAAACCATCGTGGTAGTCTCCTTCATTCGTTATGCTGAGCGAGGCGGGTTCAAACAGCTCGCTGCCAAGGCCGCTGGTCAGACCCTCCAGTGTGGCCAAGTACTTGATCTTCAGGTCAtactgtgtgatgttgctgtccTTCACCGTGCGGCGGTTAAATTCGTTGAGGAATTTCTTAAAGACGTTGTTGATGCGGATGCGTGTCAGGATGTTGCGCTGCTTAATGTTACGGTTCAGTGACTCTGGGATGAATCTTTTGTAGCTGGAGCAAATAGGAAACACAGATTTATAATCTAGCTACAGCTAGACAGggttagttttagtttttaacgTAAACCATGTTCTATCAGTCATTTTTGATGCTTTTATCTTGCTTGTTCAtgaacacacatatgcacatgctacacatgcaaacaaatTGTATGTGGAGCATGCAACTATAAGATAAGTCTGATAAAGCAGCCTGTGTGGCTAAATCAATGGGTACATTTCAAGTCTCTCAGACCcagtttactgtaaaacagtcagagCATCAGTGGCTGTGGATAATGGCTGCCTATTGTAGCTGGATGGGATGTGTTGGAATCTACTGAGTTAGAGGGTTTTGTGCAAATAATAAAACTAGGCACGCACTTACAACCCTCAGTACAGATCACTGTTGCTTCAGTGTGTCTGTATTTGAACATGTTTGGTTTGACAAACATCTGAGCACATATTTACAAGCATACATTCAGACGGACAGACAGCTGTTTAAATGAATACTCTTCAATTCTCACTGaaagcacataaacacactggCAGCTATTTAATGGACTGatcatttgcatgtgtgcattttCTAGTATTTTGTTTGTAACTGTGTAGACAACCTTAAGTTAATGATCATAATGTCAGCATAAACTTgggaaactgttttttttttgtgatctgtaatgttgtgtctgtgttaccTGATTTCATTTGACGCGGTCGACAGAGGCATTTCCTGGTGCATGGCATAGTGAGTGATAGCGAGCACAGCCATGCCCAGACACTCATTTTCCATGTCATGCTGCTCCGCCTCCGACTGGCATGTTCTCAGCGGAATCACGCCGGCCTGAAAGTCGTGCTGGCCCTGCGCAAGAAACAAGCACAATTACATAAGGGTATGGAAACTAAAATGATGCTCAAGTCCTATTGTCATTACTTGAAATTCAATTAATTTGGTTTCCTCAGATTTTGGACATctgtcatcattatcatttgtaAAAAATCAGTTCGTAGTTTGTCACTTTCTAGGGTTTCATTCTATTCTGGTCTTGGTTTTGCTCATTTCGTTAGATTGTTTTGATGGACTGAAAGAAGTTCATCAACAACAGCGGATCTGAAAGACACTGAAGGGGTAGACCGTCTATCGATGACCTTCAAGGTGCACTTCCTGATATTGTTCGGTTTCCTCTCAGCTGTTGATGTTTTTAGACCGAGCTGTGAACAGCGTTATTGTCTGAGCTTTCAAAACAGAATGTACTTTCAAAAGGTACTTGAAAGTAACACATGTACACAAATACGTAGCTATGCAAACATATTATTCATGAGGGATGTAAAGAGAAAGCCTGAAAACAGCAC from Betta splendens chromosome 4, fBetSpl5.4, whole genome shotgun sequence includes:
- the jak1 gene encoding tyrosine-protein kinase JAK1, with amino-acid sequence MSTLWVMELSRQLCGKMKRSTRKAQLSTSPASPCGLEIHFYLPDVHQLEFFKGCYTVEELCVEAAKKCLISPLCHNLFALYNETTGTWYPPNHEFKVTEDTSIKLHYRMRFYFRNWHGTTEGENPVWRHCISKLRGGLSPQKAPEGTPLLDAASLDYLFVQGQHDFQAGVIPLRTCQSEAEQHDMENECLGMAVLAITHYAMHQEMPLSTASNEISYKRFIPESLNRNIKQRNILTRIRINNVFKKFLNEFNRRTVKDSNITQYDLKIKYLATLEGLTSGLGSELFEPASLSITNEGDYHDGFNSYYNQSQRQPQNQNGETSKDMQVLVTGITGISWRKKNVLTSANAKDKTKSKKNKLDGKQKDDKKKEAADNWVVFSDFHEITHAVIEEAVVTIYRQDNKRMDLQMSSHAEALSFVALVDGYFRLTVDAHHYLCKDVAPASVVHNINNGCHGPICTEYASQKLRQEGNEEGTYILRWSCTEYQHIIITVVCKEVDLRESRPVRQYKNFQIEVSSEGYSLYGTDTLRPTLRELLEHLEGQSLRTDNLQFQLLRCCPPQPREISNLLVVTKDRAPATQNLRVFDYIHKEDIEQEEHLGPGTRTNIYSGTLRVKNEENEDAGYTSFQEVKVIMKVLGSGHRDNFLDFIEIASKMRLVSHKHIVLLFGVCVHYLENIIVEEFVQYGPLDVFMRRQQSPLSTPWKFQVAMQLASALSYLEDQKLVHGFVCAKNILLARDGLDPNEGGPFIKLSDPGLPITVLSREECVHRVPWIAPECVKSVSALSIAADKWGFGTTLWEICYDGEVPLKDKKLTEKERFYETECQLATPDCTELAQLMTACMNYDVKKRPFFRAIVRDLDRVYKVFTDPLIKPQPSQEVDPTVFEKRFLRKIRDLGEGHFGKVELCRYDPRGDRTGELVAVKSLKPENKEEQNNNLSTEINILKALYHDNIVKYKGICQEEGGQAIKLIMEYLPMGSLKEYLPRNKSKTSLSTLLSYSTQICKGMDYLGSRNYIHRDLAARNVLVENEGTVKIGDFGLTKSIKDNEGYYIVKDENDSPVFWYAPECLTHCKFYLASDVWSFGVTMYELITYCDSAKSPMPIFLNMIGKTQGQMTIVRLVRVLQEGKRLPRPEGCPDPIYELMRKCWEQMPEDRITFKKLIEELTRLQQQLQPQND